One Lytechinus pictus isolate F3 Inbred chromosome 12, Lp3.0, whole genome shotgun sequence genomic region harbors:
- the LOC129272283 gene encoding early growth response protein 1-B-like isoform X1: protein MSKKPKESSEMRMDLDTLSQVALSQFDTSLFNNTLASPAEPCPLTTAEVLTLATMTMSAAQSFNFTPDLPTLEGPMEDFEFKPQVTEGGFVEPDHNMNNQRGESGVMTGYNTVAMTNVQPAHMSPVSGSSPDSSPTPNTWWTPATTSMQSGIGSIITTSNSLINEAVSAQPIVSCDTACYTPSSTSSFQIASTQAVINPQELSPQSSPYTCAYTHPATSLVPSTPYEQIPENLSVQSSAQGVCSPFEQTVKVDGVLKYSWPSAHDMSSAFGRPAVSSPHHNIKMGGVHHTGQSTSPQPAQILPSRTQQVSLGNAPMMVHISPADMISQPYQASQGSVGKTTSKPRKYTSRPGKTPPHERPYACPSENCDRRFSRSDELTRHIRIHTGQKPFQCRICMRNFSRSDHLTTHIRTHTGEKPFSCETCGRKFARSDERKRHSKIHLRQKVKKEVESMKNLNTCGYQQSPSAASSPPMPVSAASVVTTS, encoded by the exons ATGAGTAAGAAGCCCAAGGAATCAAGCGAGATGCGTATGGATCTGGACACCCTCTCACAAGTGGCTCTCAGTCAGTTTGATACTAGTTTGTTCAACAACACATTAGCATCACCGGCTGAGCCTTGCCCCCTCACCACGGCAGAAGTGCTTACCCTGGCCACTATGACTATGAGCGCCGCTCAGAGTTTCAACTTCACTCCGGACCTGCCTACACTTGAAG GTCCCATGGAGGATTTCGAATTCAAGCCTCAAGTTACCGAAGGAGGGTTTGTCGAGCCGGACCACAACATGAACAACCAGCGGGGAGAGTCCGGTGTGATGACTGGTTACAACACGGTCGCCATGACCAACGTCCAGCCGGCTCATATGTCTCCTGTTTCTGGAAGCAGCCCCGATAGTTCACCTACTCCTAATACTTGGTGGACGCCTGCGACCACGTCCATGCAAAGTGGGATTGGCAGTATCATCACAACATCGAATAGTTTGATCAACGAAGCTGTTTCGGCTCAACCCATCGTGTCCTGTGATACGGCTTGTTACACGCCAAGCAGCACCTCAAGCTTTCAGATCGCCAGCACCCAGGCGGTAATCAACCCTCAGGAACTATCACCCCAATCCTCCCCGTACACATGTGCCTACACGCACCCAGCCACATCGCTCGTGCCTTCGACACCGTACGAGCAGATCCCAGAGAACTTATCTGTTCAGTCATCCGCGCAGGGCGTTTGTTCACCATTCGAACAAACAGTCAAAGTTGATGGAGTGCTCAAATATTCCTGGCCATCAGCCCATGACATGAGCTCAGCTTTTGGTCGCCCAGCCGTGTCTTCGCCGCACCACAATATCAAAATGGGTGGTGTTCACCATACAGGACAAAGTACTAGCCCTCAGCCAGCCCAAATATTGCCTTCGAGAACCCAACAAGTTTCACTCGGTAACGCACCTATGATGGTCCACATATCCCCCGCGGACATGATATCACAACCCTATCAAGCGAGCCAGGGTTCCGTTGGGAAGACCACATCCAAACCCCGTAAATACACCAGTCGACCAGGCAAGACGCCGCCTCATGAGCGCCCTTACGCTTGCCCGTCGGAGAACTGCGACCGGCGGTTCTCTCGCTCCGACGAGCTCACAAGGCACATCCGCATCCATACCGGACAGAAACCGTTCCAGTGTCGCATCTGTATGAGGAATTTCAGCCGTAGCGATCACCTGACGACCCACATCCGGACCCATACCGGTGAGAAACCTTTCTCCTGCGAGACATGCGGACGAAAATTTGCTCGCAGCGACGAGAGGAAACGACACAGCAAAATCCATCTCCGCCAAAAGGTCAAGAAGGAGGTGGAATCAATGAAAAATCTGAACACTTGTGGATATCAACAGAGCCCGTCAGCTGCATCGTCTCCTCCTATGCCTGTTAGTGCCGCATCCGTGGTTACTACTTCTTAA
- the LOC129272283 gene encoding early growth response protein 1-B-like isoform X2, protein MRRFYYGPMEDFEFKPQVTEGGFVEPDHNMNNQRGESGVMTGYNTVAMTNVQPAHMSPVSGSSPDSSPTPNTWWTPATTSMQSGIGSIITTSNSLINEAVSAQPIVSCDTACYTPSSTSSFQIASTQAVINPQELSPQSSPYTCAYTHPATSLVPSTPYEQIPENLSVQSSAQGVCSPFEQTVKVDGVLKYSWPSAHDMSSAFGRPAVSSPHHNIKMGGVHHTGQSTSPQPAQILPSRTQQVSLGNAPMMVHISPADMISQPYQASQGSVGKTTSKPRKYTSRPGKTPPHERPYACPSENCDRRFSRSDELTRHIRIHTGQKPFQCRICMRNFSRSDHLTTHIRTHTGEKPFSCETCGRKFARSDERKRHSKIHLRQKVKKEVESMKNLNTCGYQQSPSAASSPPMPVSAASVVTTS, encoded by the exons ATGAGGAGATTTTACTACG GTCCCATGGAGGATTTCGAATTCAAGCCTCAAGTTACCGAAGGAGGGTTTGTCGAGCCGGACCACAACATGAACAACCAGCGGGGAGAGTCCGGTGTGATGACTGGTTACAACACGGTCGCCATGACCAACGTCCAGCCGGCTCATATGTCTCCTGTTTCTGGAAGCAGCCCCGATAGTTCACCTACTCCTAATACTTGGTGGACGCCTGCGACCACGTCCATGCAAAGTGGGATTGGCAGTATCATCACAACATCGAATAGTTTGATCAACGAAGCTGTTTCGGCTCAACCCATCGTGTCCTGTGATACGGCTTGTTACACGCCAAGCAGCACCTCAAGCTTTCAGATCGCCAGCACCCAGGCGGTAATCAACCCTCAGGAACTATCACCCCAATCCTCCCCGTACACATGTGCCTACACGCACCCAGCCACATCGCTCGTGCCTTCGACACCGTACGAGCAGATCCCAGAGAACTTATCTGTTCAGTCATCCGCGCAGGGCGTTTGTTCACCATTCGAACAAACAGTCAAAGTTGATGGAGTGCTCAAATATTCCTGGCCATCAGCCCATGACATGAGCTCAGCTTTTGGTCGCCCAGCCGTGTCTTCGCCGCACCACAATATCAAAATGGGTGGTGTTCACCATACAGGACAAAGTACTAGCCCTCAGCCAGCCCAAATATTGCCTTCGAGAACCCAACAAGTTTCACTCGGTAACGCACCTATGATGGTCCACATATCCCCCGCGGACATGATATCACAACCCTATCAAGCGAGCCAGGGTTCCGTTGGGAAGACCACATCCAAACCCCGTAAATACACCAGTCGACCAGGCAAGACGCCGCCTCATGAGCGCCCTTACGCTTGCCCGTCGGAGAACTGCGACCGGCGGTTCTCTCGCTCCGACGAGCTCACAAGGCACATCCGCATCCATACCGGACAGAAACCGTTCCAGTGTCGCATCTGTATGAGGAATTTCAGCCGTAGCGATCACCTGACGACCCACATCCGGACCCATACCGGTGAGAAACCTTTCTCCTGCGAGACATGCGGACGAAAATTTGCTCGCAGCGACGAGAGGAAACGACACAGCAAAATCCATCTCCGCCAAAAGGTCAAGAAGGAGGTGGAATCAATGAAAAATCTGAACACTTGTGGATATCAACAGAGCCCGTCAGCTGCATCGTCTCCTCCTATGCCTGTTAGTGCCGCATCCGTGGTTACTACTTCTTAA